One window of Coregonus clupeaformis isolate EN_2021a unplaced genomic scaffold, ASM2061545v1 scaf1255, whole genome shotgun sequence genomic DNA carries:
- the LOC123486528 gene encoding leucine-rich repeat extensin-like protein 2: MATTASDVQSPRDNKVWSRPPSCPIAQRQQGVVPPPQLSNRPETTRCGPAPPAVLLPRDNKVWSRPPAVLLPRDNKVWSRPQLSNRPETTRCGPAPPAVQSPRDNKVWSRPPAVQSPRDNKVWSRPPAVQSPRDNKVWSRPQLSYRPETTRCGPAPQLSNRLETTRCGPAPSCPIAQRQQGVVPPPSCPIAQRQQGVVPPPAVQSPRDNKVWSRPPSCPIAQRQQGVVPPPSCPIAQRQQGVVPPPS, from the coding sequence ATGGCCACTACTGCCAGTGATGTCCAATCGCCCAGAGACAACAAGGTGTGGTCCCGCCCCCCCAGCTGTCCAATCGCCCAGAGACAACAAGGTGTGGTCCCGCCCCCCCAGCTGTCCAATCGCCCAGAGACAACAAGGTGTGGTCCCGCCCCCCCAGCTGTCTTATTGCCTAGAGACAACAAGGTATGGTCCCGCCCCCCAGCTGTCCTATTGCCTAGAGACAACAAGGTGTGGTCCCGCCCCCAGCTGTCCAATCGCCCAGAGACAACAAGGTGTGGTCCCGCCCCCCCAGCTGTCCAATCGCCCAGAGACAACAAGGTGTGGTCCCGCCCCCCAGCTGTCCAATCGCCCAGAGACAACAAGGTGTGGTCCCGCCCCCCAGCTGTCCAATCGCCCAGAGACAACAAGGTGTGGTCCCGCCCCCAGCTGTCCTATCGCCCAGAGACAACAAGGTGTGGTCCCGCCCCCCAGCTGTCCAATCGCCTAGAGACAACAAGGTGTGGTCCCGCCCCCAGCTGTCCAATCGCCCAGAGACAACAAGGTGTGGTCCCGCCCCCCAGCTGTCCAATCGCCCAGAGACAACAAGGTGTGGTCCCGCCCCCAGCTGTCCAATCGCCCAGAGACAACAAGGTGTGGTCCCGCCCCCCCAGCTGTCCAATCGCCCAGAGACAACAAGGTGTGGTCCCGCCCCCCAGCTGTCCAATCGCCCAGAGACAACAAGGTGTGGTCCCGCCCCCCAGCTGA